From the genome of Deltaproteobacteria bacterium:
TGCCGCCCCCTCGCCTCCCGACTCGCACGCAGCCGCGGCGAGCCTTTCGCGGAAGTCGGCCACCGAGGCCCGGAAGCGCGAAAAGCTCCTGGCCCGCTCGAGCATTATGGCCACCGACGCGACCGAGAGCAGCCCCAGGACCGCCACCGTAATCCCGCCTTTTTGCAGCAGCCCCAGAAAGCCGAGTCCCTCAAACATCGCCGCCCGCCTCTTCCTCCATGTAGTCCCTGGCGTAGCCCACGTAGTTTCGCGCCGACCTCTTTATGCCCTCGTACTCCCCGTCCGTCACGGCCCTGGCCACCCGTCCCGGCACGCCGACCACGAGGCTTCGCGGCGGCACCTCCATCCCCTGCCTCACGACGGCCCCGGCCGCTATGATCGACCCCTCGCCGACCACGGCGCCGTCGAGCACCACGGCGCCCATGCCGATGAGGCACCGGTCGGCTATGGTGCAGCCGTGGAGCGTGACGCTGTGCCCTATGGTGACCTCGCCGCCGATGACGAGCGGATGGGTCCTGCCGGTGACGTGGAGCACCGAGTTGTCCTGCACGTTGGTCATCTCGCCGATCCTGATATAGTTGACGTCGCCCCTTACGACGGCGCCGAACCATATGCTCGAATCGCGGCCCGCCTCCACGTCGCCTATGACCTCGGCGCTCTCCACGACGAAGACCGTCTCGTGCAGCCTGGGCCACACGCCCTTGTAGGGCCTGATCCTTCCCTCTCCGCCTTTCCCCCTTCGGCGCAACTTCTCTGCCGCCTCCCCCCTCGCCTGCAGCCCCCCAAGGGCGCGGACGCAGAATCTTCTTTAAATCCTGAATTTATATCAGATACCGCATCCTTACTCAAGGTCTTTTATCTCGGCGAGCGGACCTTCCGCGTTCCGGCATGTAAGCCTCAGTATCCTCTCGGTGGCCCTTGTAACCGGCGCGGCGGCGGACCTCGCAAGGCCGGCGACCCAGATGATCTCGTCGGCCGAGGCGATGACGAGCGCCTTATCCCTCAGCCGGCCGGGCACCTTGCGGTCCATGAAGAGGTCCTTGAGCTTCTTGCGTCCCTCCATGCCGAAGGGCCTGAGACGGTCGCCGCTTCGCCTCGTGCGGCAGACGAGGGGCAAGCGGAGGGCGTCGAGGTCGAAGTACGCCGTGAGGGGGTCGATGCCTTCGACGGGCGGCGCTCCGTTGAGGGAGGCGTCGACGACCCCGGCCTCCACGGCGCATCGGGCCCACTCTATGAACGTATCACCCGGCACGTCGAGCTCGATCTCCCGCGCCGCCGCCCCTCCACCCGGCGGCCTGCGGCGGCCGACGACGAGCCGTTCGTACTCGCGCCGGGCCTCGAGGCCTCCCGGCAGGTCCAGGCGGGCGTTGGGGGCCGGGCCCGCAACGAGAGAGGCGAGGGCCTCGAGGTGCGCTGAGCAGAGCGTGACATCGGGATCAACGAGCCCGACGGCGCTGATGAGCGAGCGCAGCGACAGCGAGCGGTGCGCCCCGATAATGACGGCCCGGTCGAGGACGACGGCGTCCCCGCCGCGCTCGATCAACGCCTCGGAAAAGAGGGCGGCCGCGGCGGCGCCAAGGAACTCCTCGTCGCAGCGGAGAAGCCGCGCCGTGCGCACAAGGGCGCGCCGAAGCGCCGGGTTGCAGCGCCGCTCCAGCCACGGCACGACCTCGAGGCGAAGCCGGTTCCTCAGGTACCTCGTGTCGCGGTTCGAGTCGTCCTCCACCCACTCCACGCCCGCGGCCCGCGCATAGGCGAGCACATCGTCACGGCCCACCTCTATGAGCGGCCTTATGAACGGCCCCCTCACGGGCGGGATGCCCCCCAGCCCCCGCGGACCGCTGCCCTTGAGAAACCTCATGAGCACCGTTTCGGCCTGATCGTCGGCCGTGTGGCCCGTGGCTATGCGCCCTGCGCCGAGCTCCGCGGCCGCCTCGCGGAAAAAGGCGTAGCGGGCCTTCCTCGCCGCCGCCTGCACCGAGCCCCCCTCCCGCTTGAGCGCCTCGCCGTCGAGCGCCGTCTCCCTAAAGGGCAGCCCCAGGCGCGCCGCCGTCTCACGGACGAAGGCGGCGTCGCGGCGCGACCTCTCGCCACGGAGACCGTGGTCCACGTGGCAGACGGCCACCCTCACGCCGAGCTCCCCGCAGAGCGAGCAGAGCACGTGGAGCATCACCATGGAGTCCACCCCACCGGAAACGGCGGCCAGCACGAGCTCGCCGGGAGCGGCCATGGCATGGCGCCGCAGCGTCTCTTTGACCGTAGCGAGCATCGCCGTATTATACCACAAAAGCCCGGCGCCGCGACCACGGCCGCCATACCCGGCAAAGAGTAAAAGAGTAAAGGAAACTCCGATTACTTGCCCTGGGGGAAACTTTCTGTAGAAGGGCCACAGGCCCACGTTTCCCCCCTGCCCTATATTATTCGGGTCTTCGGCTGTACCGGGGGGTCGGCCCGCGCCAGGCGGAGTTGTTACGCCTTTGCGGCCCGCCCCCCCGGTACAGCCCCCATGAAGCAGCCGGCGCGGGCAGCCTGGGGGAAACTTTCTGCAGAAGGGCCACAGGCCCCCGGTTCCCTCAGAGCTTCTACAGAGAGAGAGTTCAAAATTGCCAAGGGCGAAGGCTTCTGCTATAATATGCAATTTTATCGACCCCTTTTCCCCGCGTCGGACCGGCCTGGCGGCCGCTTGCGCGGCGGGGGGCGGGACTTATTTTATTCACGGGGTGAAAAGAGAGCCGTTGAAAAAACGCGGCAAGGCATATCTCGTCGGCGCCGGACCGGGCGATCCGGGCCTCGTCACGCTCAAGGGCCTCGAGGCCATAAGAGAGGCCGACACGATTATCTACGACTTCCTCGCCAACAGGGCCCTTCTCGACCATGCGAGAGAGGACGCCAGGGTCGTCTACGTGGGCAAGCGCGGCAGCGAAAAGACGAGGACCCAGGAGGAGATCAACGACCTCATAATAGACGAGGCCCGCAGGGGCCGCACCGTGGTGAGGCTCAAGGGCGGAGACCCCTTCATATTCGGCCGCGGAGGCGAGGAGGCGGCGGCGCTCGTGGAGGCCGGCGTGCCCTTCGAGGTCATACCCGGCGTGACATCGGCCACGGCCGCCCCGGCCTGCGCGGGCGTGCCGCTCACCCACCGGGACCTGGCATCGACGGTGACATTCGTGACCGGCCAGGAAGACCCCCGCAAGGGCCGGTCCGCCGTGGACTGGGGGAGCCTGGTGCGCGGCGGCGGCACCCTCGTATTCCTCATGGCCTGGAAGAACCTCCCTCTCATCGTCAAGAGCCTCATATCGAACGGAATGGACCGGAAGACGCCGGCGCTGGCGGTGCGATGGGGGAGCCTCCCCACACAGGTGAGCGCGGCGGGCACGCTCTCGGAGATAGAGACCCTCGTAAGGGAGAAGGAGATAAAGGCGCCCATGGTGCTCGTGGTGGGAGCGGTGGTGAGCCTGCGCGAAAGGCTCAACTGGTTCGAGAAGAGACCGCTCTTCGGCCGCCGCATCGTCGTAACGCGGGCAAGCGAGCAGGCCGGTTCTTTCGCCTCGCTTCTCGAGGCCCGCGGCGCCCAGCCCCTGCTCTTCCCCACCATAAAGACCACGCCGCCGCCGCGCTGGCGGGAGCTCGACCAGGCCCTCGCAAGGCTCGACACATACGATTGGGCTGTATTTACGAGCGTAAACGGTGTAAGATATTTCTTCCGCAGGCTGCGGCGCAGGGGGCTTGACCTGCGCGAGCTCAAGGGCGTAAGGCTCTGCGCCATAGGACCGGCCACGGCCTCGGCACTAAGGGAGCTGGGCCTCAACGTGGACCTCACGCCGAAGAAGTTCGTAGCCGAGTCGGTCATCGAGGCCCTCCGGGCCCGCGGCATAAAGGGCAGGCGCTTTCTTCTGCCCAGGGCGCTCAAGGCCCGCGAGGTCCTGCCCGAGGCCATAAGAAGACTCGGCGGCCATATAGACGTGGTGCCGGCCTACAGGACCGTGCGGCCCGTGAAGCAGGCCGCCCTCCTGCGCAAAACGCTCCGCGAGGGCGGTGTAGACGCCGTGACCTTCACCTCGTCGTCGACGGTCGCCAACTTCGCCGCCCTCTTCAGGAAAGGCGAGCTCACGGAACTGCTCCGGGACGTGAAGGTGGCCTGCATAGGGCCGGTGACGGCCGAGACGGCCCGCGAGGCGGGGCTCCACGTCCACATAATGCCCAGGCGCTACACGGTCCCCGCCCTCGCCGACGCCATAGCCGAGTTCTTCGAGGAGGCCGGCCGCCCCTCTGTCGATCCCCCCGCGCCGTCTCCCCGCCCGTAAAGGCGGAAACGGCGCTCGGACAACAGCGAAGCCAGGGGTTGCGTACCCTGAAGAAAGGAGTGACCATGAACTTCCCCGCCTACAGGCCCAGGAGGCTGCGCAAGAGCGAGACCCTGCGGCGCATGGTCCGCGAAACGGCGCTCAGCGTCGACGACCTCGTACTCCCTCTCTTCATCACCCACGGCCGGGACGTGAAAAGACCCATCGAGAGCATGCCGGGACACTTCCAGCTCTCGGTCGACAGGACGGCGCAAGAGGCCAGGGAGATAGTGTCGCTGGGCATTCCGGCGGTCATCCTCTTCGGCATACCGGAGCACAAGGACGAGGTCGGCAGCTCGGCGCTCGCCACCGACGGACCCGTGCCCCGTGCCGTAAGGGCCATAAAGGACGCCGCGCCCGAGCTCTGCGTCATAACCGACGTCTGCCTCTGCGAGTATACTTCGCACGGTCATTGTGGTATCATAGAGAAGGGCGACGTAAGCAACGACTCCACCATCGAGGTGCTGGCCCGCGAGGCCCTCTCCCACGCCCAGGCCGGCGCCGACATGGTCGCACCGTCGGACATGATGGACGGCAGGGTCGAGGCCATACGCTCGATGCTCGACGAAGAGGGCTTCAGCTCGCTGCCCATCATGAGCTACGCCGCCAAGTACGCCAGCGCCTTCTACGGCCCCTTCCGCGACGCCGCCGAGTCCACGCCCCGCTTCGGCGACCGCCGCAGCTACCAGATGGACCCGGCCAACTCGGACGAGGCGATCCGCGAGGTGGCGCTCGACATCGAAGAGGGCGCCGACATCGTCATGGTCAAACCGGCCCTGCCCTACCTCGACATCATAAGGCGCATACGCGACGACTTCGACCATCCCGTGGCGGCCTACAACGTAAGCGGCGAATACTCCATGATAAAGGCCGCCGAGAAAGAGGGCTGGATCGACGGGGAACGGGCCATGATGGAGTCGCTGACGGCCATAAAACGGGCGGGCGCCGACATGATCCTCACCTACTTCGCAAAAGACGCGGCCCGGGTGCTGGGCCGGTAGGCCCGCCTCGACGGGGGCTCTTCCAGAGGGAGACCCGACAGTCCTTCCAGCCTTGGAAGGGGAAGGTTTCCCCGACAACAGAAAGACCGACGGAGAAGAATATGAACCCGCCTATGCCCAAGGGCCATCCCCACGAGGTGCCGGGGATGGAAGGAGATAAAGCAACCGGCAAGAAGAAGTGGCTGCCCAAGCTCATAGCCTGGGAGCTCACGCGCTCGTGCAACCTCGACTGCATACACTGCCGCGCCGCCGCCCGTTTCGGCCCCTACCCCAACGAGCTCACCACCGAAGAGTGCCTGGCCATGCTCGACGACGTGGCCTCCTTTTCAAGCCCCATCATCATCATGACCGGCGGCGAGCCCATGCTGCGCGACGACATATGGGAGATAGCGCGCCACGGCACTGACCTGGGCCTGCGCATGGTCATGGCGCCCTGCGGCTTCCTCGTCACCGAGGAGACGGCCCGCAGGATGATCGACGCGGGCATACAGCGCGTGAGTTTCTCCATAGACGGCGCCACGGCGGAGAGCCACGACGACTTCCGCCGCGTAAAGGGAGCCTTCGCAAGCGTCATGACGGCCATAGAGAACGTCAAGAAGGTGGGCCTCGACTTCCAGGTGAACACCACCATCTCAAGGCACAACCTCCACGAGCTGCCCCGCATACTCGAGCTCGTCGTAAGCCTCGGCGCAAAGGCGCACCACCCCTTCCTGCTCGTCCCCACGGGCCGGGGAGAGGCCATGAAGGACCAGGAGATATCGCCCGAAGACTACGAGAAGACGCTGACCTGGTTCTACGAGATGCGCGACAAGGTGCCGCTCCAGTTCAAGCCCACCTGCGCCCCCCACTACTACCGGATCTTCAGGCAGAAGGAGCGCGAGAAGGGTATCGCCGTCAGGCCCGAGACCCACGGCCTCGACGCCATGAGCAAGGGCTGCATGGGAGGCCAGTCCTTCGCCTTCGTCTCCAACACGGGCAAGGTCCAGATATGCGGCTTCCTCGACGTCGAGTGCGGCGATATACGCAAGGAGCCCTTCAGCGTCGTATGGGAGAACTCGGAGGTCTTCAGACAGATGCGGGCCTGGGACGACTACAACGGCCGCTGCGGCTACTGCGAGTACCGTAGCGTCTGCGGAGGCTGCCGGGCCAGGGCCTACGCCTTCACCGGCGACTACATGGACGAGGAACCCTTCTGCACCTACCAGCCGGGCGAGGCGGCCAGGCGGGCAAGGGACGCTAAGAAGGCGGCGAAGGGGGCGTAAGGAGGGCGGAAGGCCGGGTCCGCGAGGTGCCGGGGATGGAAGGAGATGACAGAGGCGGCCCCGGACCGGACAAAGGCCGGGAGGCATAGGCCCGCGCGGCGCTTTCATCAGGGAAGCTTAGGGAAGTTCTGATTAATTACCCTGGGGGAAACTTTCCGTAGAAGGGCCAATAGGCCCACGTTCCCCCCTGCCCCTATGTTATTCGGGTCTTCGGCTGTACCGGGGGTTCGGCCCGCGCCAGGCGGGATCTTTACGCCTTTGCGGCCCGAACCCCCGGTACAGCCCGCCGAGGCAGCCGACGCGGACAGTCCGGGGGAAACTTTACAAAAAGCTTCCCTCAGGGCAGTCAATCCAAACTTCCTCAGGAGTGAGAGCCATGGAAATCGATCCCGCCGGACTTACCGACATAAGCGAAAAGGGGGCCGAAAAGGACGGCGTGCGCCAGGAGCTCGACCGCCGTCTCTTCATGCAGCTTCTCGTCTTCGGCGAGTGCCGCAGCACGTCGGCCCTGGTCAGAAGCCTCGACGGCGCCGGATTCGACGCCGTCCTCTACCGGGACGTAAACGATCCACGGGGCGTGGGACTTCTCACCATGCACGAGGACCCGGCGTTCTTCGCCTCGGAGCTGCGCCAGTTCCTACACCTCGAAGGTTTCGCCAGCCTGCCCCTCAAGCAGGAATTCACCATGCTGGGCCGCACCTACGGACTGGGCCACGAGGAGGACCTCGAGGACTGGCTCCTCAAACGTCCCAGGCGGGTGGTCATGAACAAAGCGTGGCCCTGGGCCGTCTGGTATCCGCTTCGCAGGAAAGGGGACTTCGCCCTGCTGGAGCCCCGGGAACAGGCCGCCATACTGCGCGAGCACGGCATGATAGGACGGGCCTTCGGCAAAGCCGACCTGGGCCACGACATAAGACTCGCATCCCACGGCCTCACAGGCCGGGACAACGACTTCGTCATCGGACTCATCGGCAGGGACCTCCACCCCCT
Proteins encoded in this window:
- a CDS encoding gamma carbonic anhydrase family protein, giving the protein MRPYKGVWPRLHETVFVVESAEVIGDVEAGRDSSIWFGAVVRGDVNYIRIGEMTNVQDNSVLHVTGRTHPLVIGGEVTIGHSVTLHGCTIADRCLIGMGAVVLDGAVVGEGSIIAAGAVVRQGMEVPPRSLVVGVPGRVARAVTDGEYEGIKRSARNYVGYARDYMEEEAGGDV
- the tilS gene encoding tRNA lysidine(34) synthetase TilS, coding for MLATVKETLRRHAMAAPGELVLAAVSGGVDSMVMLHVLCSLCGELGVRVAVCHVDHGLRGERSRRDAAFVRETAARLGLPFRETALDGEALKREGGSVQAAARKARYAFFREAAAELGAGRIATGHTADDQAETVLMRFLKGSGPRGLGGIPPVRGPFIRPLIEVGRDDVLAYARAAGVEWVEDDSNRDTRYLRNRLRLEVVPWLERRCNPALRRALVRTARLLRCDEEFLGAAAAALFSEALIERGGDAVVLDRAVIIGAHRSLSLRSLISAVGLVDPDVTLCSAHLEALASLVAGPAPNARLDLPGGLEARREYERLVVGRRRPPGGGAAAREIELDVPGDTFIEWARCAVEAGVVDASLNGAPPVEGIDPLTAYFDLDALRLPLVCRTRRSGDRLRPFGMEGRKKLKDLFMDRKVPGRLRDKALVIASADEIIWVAGLARSAAAPVTRATERILRLTCRNAEGPLAEIKDLE
- the cobA gene encoding uroporphyrinogen-III C-methyltransferase, giving the protein MKKRGKAYLVGAGPGDPGLVTLKGLEAIREADTIIYDFLANRALLDHAREDARVVYVGKRGSEKTRTQEEINDLIIDEARRGRTVVRLKGGDPFIFGRGGEEAAALVEAGVPFEVIPGVTSATAAPACAGVPLTHRDLASTVTFVTGQEDPRKGRSAVDWGSLVRGGGTLVFLMAWKNLPLIVKSLISNGMDRKTPALAVRWGSLPTQVSAAGTLSEIETLVREKEIKAPMVLVVGAVVSLRERLNWFEKRPLFGRRIVVTRASEQAGSFASLLEARGAQPLLFPTIKTTPPPRWRELDQALARLDTYDWAVFTSVNGVRYFFRRLRRRGLDLRELKGVRLCAIGPATASALRELGLNVDLTPKKFVAESVIEALRARGIKGRRFLLPRALKAREVLPEAIRRLGGHIDVVPAYRTVRPVKQAALLRKTLREGGVDAVTFTSSSTVANFAALFRKGELTELLRDVKVACIGPVTAETAREAGLHVHIMPRRYTVPALADAIAEFFEEAGRPSVDPPAPSPRP
- the hemB gene encoding porphobilinogen synthase; amino-acid sequence: MNFPAYRPRRLRKSETLRRMVRETALSVDDLVLPLFITHGRDVKRPIESMPGHFQLSVDRTAQEAREIVSLGIPAVILFGIPEHKDEVGSSALATDGPVPRAVRAIKDAAPELCVITDVCLCEYTSHGHCGIIEKGDVSNDSTIEVLAREALSHAQAGADMVAPSDMMDGRVEAIRSMLDEEGFSSLPIMSYAAKYASAFYGPFRDAAESTPRFGDRRSYQMDPANSDEAIREVALDIEEGADIVMVKPALPYLDIIRRIRDDFDHPVAAYNVSGEYSMIKAAEKEGWIDGERAMMESLTAIKRAGADMILTYFAKDAARVLGR
- the ahbD gene encoding heme b synthase, which encodes MNPPMPKGHPHEVPGMEGDKATGKKKWLPKLIAWELTRSCNLDCIHCRAAARFGPYPNELTTEECLAMLDDVASFSSPIIIMTGGEPMLRDDIWEIARHGTDLGLRMVMAPCGFLVTEETARRMIDAGIQRVSFSIDGATAESHDDFRRVKGAFASVMTAIENVKKVGLDFQVNTTISRHNLHELPRILELVVSLGAKAHHPFLLVPTGRGEAMKDQEISPEDYEKTLTWFYEMRDKVPLQFKPTCAPHYYRIFRQKEREKGIAVRPETHGLDAMSKGCMGGQSFAFVSNTGKVQICGFLDVECGDIRKEPFSVVWENSEVFRQMRAWDDYNGRCGYCEYRSVCGGCRARAYAFTGDYMDEEPFCTYQPGEAARRARDAKKAAKGA